In a genomic window of Primulina huaijiensis isolate GDHJ02 unplaced genomic scaffold, ASM1229523v2 scaffold37281, whole genome shotgun sequence:
- the LOC140968454 gene encoding nuclear pore complex protein NUP98A-like isoform X2: MFGSNPFGQSSSSPFGSQPAFGQTTNASNNPFAPKPFGSTSPFGSQTGGSIFGGMSTGVFGAQSSSPLGSASVFGASSSPAFGSSTPAFGVSSASAFGNSSSAFGGSGVFGQKPSFGSNTTQTSPFGSSFQQTQPAFGNNLFGSSTPFGAPSQPAFGSTSSPAFGASSTPGFGATSSPAFGSTASPTFGSTSGGFGASTSPFGSSTPAFGTSSTPAFGSITTPAFGATTTPAFGATTTPAFGPSTTSAFGASSSPFNFGSSPAFGQSAAVFGSSPFGTLSSRVQDASFAGAQTTASTFGGSGFGLSAFGGQRGGSRLAPYSSTPETDGATGTQPAGKIESISAMPVYKDKSHEELRWEDYQLGDKGGPTPAGQSTTALGFGTSSFGSASAPVFAQSSATPFSSATPSNPFAPKTTGVFGGSGFGSSPSSTFGSSPFAMSNTSNPFGSTTSATSSLFGSTAQTSGVGTSPSIFGNSSTSPFGSPSIFGPTSSQGTSSAFNTGLGFPNTQSSPLFQSNMSTLTPASSPFAQTSSAFGQTAPGFSQTNLFSTPSTGFGGNMFSSTPSLLSNTNPLGFGQTTPSLSSPFQLGQPPQSSGGFIFSNFGQSQAVGTSSFGGTPGIFSQSALGQLSAPQSAVGALSSPIVNPFGTLPALPQISIGRTGTSPSIQYGISSLPIVEKPIPVRMSLLLTPRHLSQRRVRPPVRKYHPKTDGPKVPFFHDGDEETPSTPKADALFIPRENPRALVIRPLDQWPSRASAEKTTQSKASGPHAYENGKLQNDVSALINGHKVRDKDASPAEHSVENGVANEQVNPVKRNPKSNVVLDGRCTDKGDSYITLGSHRAGEAAIVFEHGADIEALMPKLRHSDYYTEPRIQELAAKERAEPGFCRNVKDFIVGRHGFGSIKFFGETDVRKLDLESLIQFNNREVIVYIDESKKPPIGQGLNKPAEVTLLNIKCFDKKTGQQYTEGPRIERYKEMLKRKAEDQGAEFVSYNPMKGEWKFRVIHFSMYKLGNDEDENDDNLLNAMR; encoded by the exons ATGTTTGGAAGCAACC CTTTTGGGCAGTCATCCAGTAGTCCATTTGGGTCACAGCCGGCTTTTGGGCAGACTACCAATGCAAGTAACAATCCTTTTGCTCCCAAGCCCTTTGGAAGCACGAGCCCTTTTGGTTCACAGACGGGAGGTTCAATTTTTGGGGGAATGTCTACTGGTGTTTTTGGTGCTCAATCTTCTTCTCCTTTAGGCTCGGCTTCTGTGTTTGGCGCTTCTTCTTCGCCTGCGTTTGGAAGTTCAACCCCTGCATTCGGCGTTTCCTCAGCCTCGGCTTTTGGAAACTCATCTTCTGCATTTGGTG GTTCTGGGGTATTCGGGCAGAAGCCGAGTTTTGGATCTAATACAACTCAAACAAGTCCATTTGGAAGCTCATTTCAGCAAACACAACCAGCTTTCGGCAACAATCTGTTTGGTTCCTCAACACCATTTGGTGCTCCTAGTCAGCCTGCATTTGGTTCGACAAGTAGTCCTGCATTTGGTGCTTCAAGTACACCTGGCTTTGGTGCTACCAGCTCTCCGGCCTTTGGTTCTACTGCAAGCCCTACATTTGGTAGCACTAGTGGTGGGTTTGGTGCGTCGACCTCTCCTTTCGGATCTAGCACTCCAGCATTTGGTACTTCTAGCACTCCAGCATTTGGTTCCATAACCACTCCTGCTTTCGGTGCGACAACAACTCCTGCTTTTGGTGCAACAACAACTCCTGCCTTTGGTCCCTCAACAACTTCTGCTTTCGGTGCTTCAAGTAGTCCTTTTAACTTTGGATCCAGTCCGGCATTTGGTCAATCAGCTGCTGTATTTGGAAGTTCCCCATTTGGAACATTATCCTCGAGAGTTCAAGATGCTTCTTTCG CAGGAGCACAAACTACAGCCTCCACTTTTGGTGGCTCTGGTTTTGGCCTGTCTGCTTTTGGAGGGCAACGAGGGGGAAGTAGATTAGCTCCCTACTCATCAACTCCTGAGACAGATGGAGCCACTGGTACACAACCCGCTGGAAAAATAGAATCTATTTCAGCCATGCCAGTCTACAAGGATAAAAGCCATGAAGAACTTAGATGGGAGGACTACCAGTTAGGAGATAAAG GAGGGCCAACTCCTGCTGGACAGTCTACTACTGCACTTGGATTTGGTACCTCAAGTTTTGGCTCGGCATCTGCTCCTGTATTTGCTCAATCCTCTGCTACTCCTTTTTCATCTGCAACACCCTCCAATCCATTTGCTCCAAAAACCACTGGAGTTTTTGGCGGCTCAGGGTTTGGATCTTCGCCCTCCTCAACATTTGGTTCTTCCCCTTTtgcaatgtcaaatacatctaATCCTTTTGGTTCGACAACATCAGCAACATCCTCTTTATTTGGATCTACTGCTCAAACATCTGGAGTTGGTACCTCCCCTTCTATTTTTGGCAATTCCAGTACATCACCTTTTGGATCACCATCTATCTTTGGCCCAACATCATCACAGGGAACCTCGTCTGCATTTAATACCGGCTTGGGTTTTCCCAATACTCAGTCCTCCCCATTATTCCAGTCAAATATGTCTACTCTAACACCAGCAAGTTCTCCATTTGCACAGACCTCTTCCGCTTTTGGCCAAACTGCCCCTGGGTTTAGTCAAACAAATTTGTTTAGTACACCCTCAACTGGTTTTGGTGGCAACATGTTCTCAAGCACTCCATCACTTCTAAGTAACACCAACCCTCTGGGATTTGGCCAAACAACT cCATCTCTTTCTAGTCCATTTCAATTGGGGCAACCACCTCAGAGTTCTGGTGGTTTTATTTTTAGCAACTTTGGGCAGTCGCAAGCAG TTGGAACAAGTAGCTTTGGAGGCACCCCTGGTATTTTTAGCCAGAGTGCACTTGGACAACT GTCAGCTCCTCAGAGTGCGGTGGGTGCCCTATCATCGCCCATTGTAAATCCTTTTGGAACGCTGCCAGCATTGCCGCAGATATCAATTGGACGCACAGGCACTTCTCCTTCTATTCAGTATGGAATTTCTAGCTTGCCA ATTGTTGAGAAACCAATTCCTGTGAGAATGTCGTTGCTATTGACGCCTCGACACCTTTCTCAAAGGCGTGTAAGGCCACCTGTAAGGAAATATCACCCTAAAACCGATGGCCCAAAG GTCCCTTTTTTCCATGATGGTGATGAAGAAACACCCAGCACGCCAAAAGCAGATGCTCTTTTCATTCCAAGGGAGAATCCCAGAGCTCTTGTAATTCGTCCGCTGGATCAGTGGCCTTCTAGAGCAAGTGCGGAGAAAACCACACAGTCGAAGGCCTCAGGCCCTCATGCCTATGAAAATG GTAAACTTCAGAATGATGTCTCCGCGCTAATAAACGGGCACAAGGTCCGGGATAAAGATG CTTCCCCAGCTGAGCACTCTGTGGAAAATGGCGTGGCTAATGAGCAAGTTAATCCTGTCAAACGGAACCCAAAATCCAATGTGGTCCTTGATGGTCGTTGTACAGATAAAGGGGACTCTTATATCACTCTCGGAAGCCATAGAGCTGGAGAAGCTGCTATCGTGTTCGAGCATGGAGCAGACATTGAGGCACTGATGCCTAAGCTTCGTCACTCTGATTATTATACGGAGCCACGAATTCAGGAGCTAGCTGCAAAGGAAAGAGCTGAACCAGGTTTTTGCCGCAATGTAAAGGACTTCATTGTTGGAAGACATGGTTTTGGTAGCATCAAGTTCTTTGGGGAAACTGATGTGAGAAAGCTTGATCTCGAGTCTCTTATTCAATTCAATAATCGAGAGGTGATCGTATATATTGACGAGAGCAAGAAACCTCCAATTGGACAAGGCCTTAATAAACCTGCCGAGGTGACGCttcttaatattaaatgttTTGACAAGAAGACTGGCCAGCAATATACCGAGGGACCAAGGATCGAGAGGTATAAAGAAATGCTTAAAAGAAAAGCGGAAGATCAAGGTGCTGAGTTTGTGAGCTATAATCCAATGAAAGGAGAATGGAAGTTCAGGGTCATCCATTTCAGCATGTATAAGCTTGGAAATGACGAAGACGAAAATGACGATAATCTGCTCAATGCCATGAGATGA
- the LOC140968454 gene encoding nuclear pore complex protein NUP98A-like isoform X4 has product MFGSNPFGQSSSSPFGSQPAFGQTTNASNNPFAPKPFGSTSPFGSQTGGSIFGGMSTGVFGAQSSSPLGSASVFGASSSPAFGSSTPAFGVSSASAFGNSSSAFGGSGVFGQKPSFGSNTTQTSPFGSSFQQTQPAFGNNLFGSSTPFGAPSQPAFGSTSSPAFGASSTPGFGATSSPAFGSTASPTFGSTSGGFGASTSPFGSSTPAFGTSSTPAFGSITTPAFGATTTPAFGATTTPAFGPSTTSAFGASSSPFNFGSSPAFGQSAAVFGSSPFGTLSSRVQDASFGAQTTASTFGGSGFGLSAFGGQRGGSRLAPYSSTPETDGATGTQPAGKIESISAMPVYKDKSHEELRWEDYQLGDKGGPTPAGQSTTALGFGTSSFGSASAPVFAQSSATPFSSATPSNPFAPKTTGVFGGSGFGSSPSSTFGSSPFAMSNTSNPFGSTTSATSSLFGSTAQTSGVGTSPSIFGNSSTSPFGSPSIFGPTSSQGTSSAFNTGLGFPNTQSSPLFQSNMSTLTPASSPFAQTSSAFGQTAPGFSQTNLFSTPSTGFGGNMFSSTPSLLSNTNPLGFGQTTPSLSSPFQLGQPPQSSGGFIFSNFGQSQAVGTSSFGGTPGIFSQSALGQLSAPQSAVGALSSPIVNPFGTLPALPQISIGRTGTSPSIQYGISSLPIVEKPIPVRMSLLLTPRHLSQRRVRPPVRKYHPKTDGPKVPFFHDGDEETPSTPKADALFIPRENPRALVIRPLDQWPSRASAEKTTQSKASGPHAYENGKLQNDVSALINGHKVRDKDASPAEHSVENGVANEQVNPVKRNPKSNVVLDGRCTDKGDSYITLGSHRAGEAAIVFEHGADIEALMPKLRHSDYYTEPRIQELAAKERAEPGFCRNVKDFIVGRHGFGSIKFFGETDVRKLDLESLIQFNNREVIVYIDESKKPPIGQGLNKPAEVTLLNIKCFDKKTGQQYTEGPRIERYKEMLKRKAEDQGAEFVSYNPMKGEWKFRVIHFSMYKLGNDEDENDDNLLNAMR; this is encoded by the exons ATGTTTGGAAGCAACC CTTTTGGGCAGTCATCCAGTAGTCCATTTGGGTCACAGCCGGCTTTTGGGCAGACTACCAATGCAAGTAACAATCCTTTTGCTCCCAAGCCCTTTGGAAGCACGAGCCCTTTTGGTTCACAGACGGGAGGTTCAATTTTTGGGGGAATGTCTACTGGTGTTTTTGGTGCTCAATCTTCTTCTCCTTTAGGCTCGGCTTCTGTGTTTGGCGCTTCTTCTTCGCCTGCGTTTGGAAGTTCAACCCCTGCATTCGGCGTTTCCTCAGCCTCGGCTTTTGGAAACTCATCTTCTGCATTTGGTG GTTCTGGGGTATTCGGGCAGAAGCCGAGTTTTGGATCTAATACAACTCAAACAAGTCCATTTGGAAGCTCATTTCAGCAAACACAACCAGCTTTCGGCAACAATCTGTTTGGTTCCTCAACACCATTTGGTGCTCCTAGTCAGCCTGCATTTGGTTCGACAAGTAGTCCTGCATTTGGTGCTTCAAGTACACCTGGCTTTGGTGCTACCAGCTCTCCGGCCTTTGGTTCTACTGCAAGCCCTACATTTGGTAGCACTAGTGGTGGGTTTGGTGCGTCGACCTCTCCTTTCGGATCTAGCACTCCAGCATTTGGTACTTCTAGCACTCCAGCATTTGGTTCCATAACCACTCCTGCTTTCGGTGCGACAACAACTCCTGCTTTTGGTGCAACAACAACTCCTGCCTTTGGTCCCTCAACAACTTCTGCTTTCGGTGCTTCAAGTAGTCCTTTTAACTTTGGATCCAGTCCGGCATTTGGTCAATCAGCTGCTGTATTTGGAAGTTCCCCATTTGGAACATTATCCTCGAGAGTTCAAGATGCTTCTTTCG GAGCACAAACTACAGCCTCCACTTTTGGTGGCTCTGGTTTTGGCCTGTCTGCTTTTGGAGGGCAACGAGGGGGAAGTAGATTAGCTCCCTACTCATCAACTCCTGAGACAGATGGAGCCACTGGTACACAACCCGCTGGAAAAATAGAATCTATTTCAGCCATGCCAGTCTACAAGGATAAAAGCCATGAAGAACTTAGATGGGAGGACTACCAGTTAGGAGATAAAG GAGGGCCAACTCCTGCTGGACAGTCTACTACTGCACTTGGATTTGGTACCTCAAGTTTTGGCTCGGCATCTGCTCCTGTATTTGCTCAATCCTCTGCTACTCCTTTTTCATCTGCAACACCCTCCAATCCATTTGCTCCAAAAACCACTGGAGTTTTTGGCGGCTCAGGGTTTGGATCTTCGCCCTCCTCAACATTTGGTTCTTCCCCTTTtgcaatgtcaaatacatctaATCCTTTTGGTTCGACAACATCAGCAACATCCTCTTTATTTGGATCTACTGCTCAAACATCTGGAGTTGGTACCTCCCCTTCTATTTTTGGCAATTCCAGTACATCACCTTTTGGATCACCATCTATCTTTGGCCCAACATCATCACAGGGAACCTCGTCTGCATTTAATACCGGCTTGGGTTTTCCCAATACTCAGTCCTCCCCATTATTCCAGTCAAATATGTCTACTCTAACACCAGCAAGTTCTCCATTTGCACAGACCTCTTCCGCTTTTGGCCAAACTGCCCCTGGGTTTAGTCAAACAAATTTGTTTAGTACACCCTCAACTGGTTTTGGTGGCAACATGTTCTCAAGCACTCCATCACTTCTAAGTAACACCAACCCTCTGGGATTTGGCCAAACAACT cCATCTCTTTCTAGTCCATTTCAATTGGGGCAACCACCTCAGAGTTCTGGTGGTTTTATTTTTAGCAACTTTGGGCAGTCGCAAGCAG TTGGAACAAGTAGCTTTGGAGGCACCCCTGGTATTTTTAGCCAGAGTGCACTTGGACAACT GTCAGCTCCTCAGAGTGCGGTGGGTGCCCTATCATCGCCCATTGTAAATCCTTTTGGAACGCTGCCAGCATTGCCGCAGATATCAATTGGACGCACAGGCACTTCTCCTTCTATTCAGTATGGAATTTCTAGCTTGCCA ATTGTTGAGAAACCAATTCCTGTGAGAATGTCGTTGCTATTGACGCCTCGACACCTTTCTCAAAGGCGTGTAAGGCCACCTGTAAGGAAATATCACCCTAAAACCGATGGCCCAAAG GTCCCTTTTTTCCATGATGGTGATGAAGAAACACCCAGCACGCCAAAAGCAGATGCTCTTTTCATTCCAAGGGAGAATCCCAGAGCTCTTGTAATTCGTCCGCTGGATCAGTGGCCTTCTAGAGCAAGTGCGGAGAAAACCACACAGTCGAAGGCCTCAGGCCCTCATGCCTATGAAAATG GTAAACTTCAGAATGATGTCTCCGCGCTAATAAACGGGCACAAGGTCCGGGATAAAGATG CTTCCCCAGCTGAGCACTCTGTGGAAAATGGCGTGGCTAATGAGCAAGTTAATCCTGTCAAACGGAACCCAAAATCCAATGTGGTCCTTGATGGTCGTTGTACAGATAAAGGGGACTCTTATATCACTCTCGGAAGCCATAGAGCTGGAGAAGCTGCTATCGTGTTCGAGCATGGAGCAGACATTGAGGCACTGATGCCTAAGCTTCGTCACTCTGATTATTATACGGAGCCACGAATTCAGGAGCTAGCTGCAAAGGAAAGAGCTGAACCAGGTTTTTGCCGCAATGTAAAGGACTTCATTGTTGGAAGACATGGTTTTGGTAGCATCAAGTTCTTTGGGGAAACTGATGTGAGAAAGCTTGATCTCGAGTCTCTTATTCAATTCAATAATCGAGAGGTGATCGTATATATTGACGAGAGCAAGAAACCTCCAATTGGACAAGGCCTTAATAAACCTGCCGAGGTGACGCttcttaatattaaatgttTTGACAAGAAGACTGGCCAGCAATATACCGAGGGACCAAGGATCGAGAGGTATAAAGAAATGCTTAAAAGAAAAGCGGAAGATCAAGGTGCTGAGTTTGTGAGCTATAATCCAATGAAAGGAGAATGGAAGTTCAGGGTCATCCATTTCAGCATGTATAAGCTTGGAAATGACGAAGACGAAAATGACGATAATCTGCTCAATGCCATGAGATGA
- the LOC140968454 gene encoding nuclear pore complex protein NUP98A-like isoform X1 has translation MFGSNPFGQSSSSPFGSQPAFGQTTNASNNPFAPKPFGSTSPFGSQTGGSIFGGMSTGVFGAQSSSPLGSASVFGASSSPAFGSSTPAFGVSSASAFGNSSSAFGGSGVFGQKPSFGSNTTQTSPFGSSFQQTQPAFGNNLFGSSTPFGAPSQPAFGSTSSPAFGASSTPGFGATSSPAFGSTASPTFGSTSGGFGASTSPFGSSTPAFGTSSTPAFGSITTPAFGATTTPAFGATTTPAFGPSTTSAFGASSSPFNFGSSPAFGQSAAVFGSSPFGTLSSRVQDASFAGAQTTASTFGGSGFGLSAFGGQRGGSRLAPYSSTPETDGATGTQPAGKIESISAMPVYKDKSHEELRWEDYQLGDKGGPTPAGQSTTALGFGTSSFGSASAPVFAQSSATPFSSATPSNPFAPKTTGVFGGSGFGSSPSSTFGSSPFAMSNTSNPFGSTTSATSSLFGSTAQTSGVGTSPSIFGNSSTSPFGSPSIFGPTSSQGTSSAFNTGLGFPNTQSSPLFQSNMSTLTPASSPFAQTSSAFGQTAPGFSQTNLFSTPSTGFGGNMFSSTPSLLSNTNPLGFGQTTPSLSSPFQLGQPPQSSGGFIFSNFGQSQAVGTSSFGGTPGIFSQSALGQLSAPQSAVGALSSPIVNPFGTLPALPQISIGRTGTSPSIQYGISSLPQIVEKPIPVRMSLLLTPRHLSQRRVRPPVRKYHPKTDGPKVPFFHDGDEETPSTPKADALFIPRENPRALVIRPLDQWPSRASAEKTTQSKASGPHAYENGKLQNDVSALINGHKVRDKDASPAEHSVENGVANEQVNPVKRNPKSNVVLDGRCTDKGDSYITLGSHRAGEAAIVFEHGADIEALMPKLRHSDYYTEPRIQELAAKERAEPGFCRNVKDFIVGRHGFGSIKFFGETDVRKLDLESLIQFNNREVIVYIDESKKPPIGQGLNKPAEVTLLNIKCFDKKTGQQYTEGPRIERYKEMLKRKAEDQGAEFVSYNPMKGEWKFRVIHFSMYKLGNDEDENDDNLLNAMR, from the exons ATGTTTGGAAGCAACC CTTTTGGGCAGTCATCCAGTAGTCCATTTGGGTCACAGCCGGCTTTTGGGCAGACTACCAATGCAAGTAACAATCCTTTTGCTCCCAAGCCCTTTGGAAGCACGAGCCCTTTTGGTTCACAGACGGGAGGTTCAATTTTTGGGGGAATGTCTACTGGTGTTTTTGGTGCTCAATCTTCTTCTCCTTTAGGCTCGGCTTCTGTGTTTGGCGCTTCTTCTTCGCCTGCGTTTGGAAGTTCAACCCCTGCATTCGGCGTTTCCTCAGCCTCGGCTTTTGGAAACTCATCTTCTGCATTTGGTG GTTCTGGGGTATTCGGGCAGAAGCCGAGTTTTGGATCTAATACAACTCAAACAAGTCCATTTGGAAGCTCATTTCAGCAAACACAACCAGCTTTCGGCAACAATCTGTTTGGTTCCTCAACACCATTTGGTGCTCCTAGTCAGCCTGCATTTGGTTCGACAAGTAGTCCTGCATTTGGTGCTTCAAGTACACCTGGCTTTGGTGCTACCAGCTCTCCGGCCTTTGGTTCTACTGCAAGCCCTACATTTGGTAGCACTAGTGGTGGGTTTGGTGCGTCGACCTCTCCTTTCGGATCTAGCACTCCAGCATTTGGTACTTCTAGCACTCCAGCATTTGGTTCCATAACCACTCCTGCTTTCGGTGCGACAACAACTCCTGCTTTTGGTGCAACAACAACTCCTGCCTTTGGTCCCTCAACAACTTCTGCTTTCGGTGCTTCAAGTAGTCCTTTTAACTTTGGATCCAGTCCGGCATTTGGTCAATCAGCTGCTGTATTTGGAAGTTCCCCATTTGGAACATTATCCTCGAGAGTTCAAGATGCTTCTTTCG CAGGAGCACAAACTACAGCCTCCACTTTTGGTGGCTCTGGTTTTGGCCTGTCTGCTTTTGGAGGGCAACGAGGGGGAAGTAGATTAGCTCCCTACTCATCAACTCCTGAGACAGATGGAGCCACTGGTACACAACCCGCTGGAAAAATAGAATCTATTTCAGCCATGCCAGTCTACAAGGATAAAAGCCATGAAGAACTTAGATGGGAGGACTACCAGTTAGGAGATAAAG GAGGGCCAACTCCTGCTGGACAGTCTACTACTGCACTTGGATTTGGTACCTCAAGTTTTGGCTCGGCATCTGCTCCTGTATTTGCTCAATCCTCTGCTACTCCTTTTTCATCTGCAACACCCTCCAATCCATTTGCTCCAAAAACCACTGGAGTTTTTGGCGGCTCAGGGTTTGGATCTTCGCCCTCCTCAACATTTGGTTCTTCCCCTTTtgcaatgtcaaatacatctaATCCTTTTGGTTCGACAACATCAGCAACATCCTCTTTATTTGGATCTACTGCTCAAACATCTGGAGTTGGTACCTCCCCTTCTATTTTTGGCAATTCCAGTACATCACCTTTTGGATCACCATCTATCTTTGGCCCAACATCATCACAGGGAACCTCGTCTGCATTTAATACCGGCTTGGGTTTTCCCAATACTCAGTCCTCCCCATTATTCCAGTCAAATATGTCTACTCTAACACCAGCAAGTTCTCCATTTGCACAGACCTCTTCCGCTTTTGGCCAAACTGCCCCTGGGTTTAGTCAAACAAATTTGTTTAGTACACCCTCAACTGGTTTTGGTGGCAACATGTTCTCAAGCACTCCATCACTTCTAAGTAACACCAACCCTCTGGGATTTGGCCAAACAACT cCATCTCTTTCTAGTCCATTTCAATTGGGGCAACCACCTCAGAGTTCTGGTGGTTTTATTTTTAGCAACTTTGGGCAGTCGCAAGCAG TTGGAACAAGTAGCTTTGGAGGCACCCCTGGTATTTTTAGCCAGAGTGCACTTGGACAACT GTCAGCTCCTCAGAGTGCGGTGGGTGCCCTATCATCGCCCATTGTAAATCCTTTTGGAACGCTGCCAGCATTGCCGCAGATATCAATTGGACGCACAGGCACTTCTCCTTCTATTCAGTATGGAATTTCTAGCTTGCCA CAGATTGTTGAGAAACCAATTCCTGTGAGAATGTCGTTGCTATTGACGCCTCGACACCTTTCTCAAAGGCGTGTAAGGCCACCTGTAAGGAAATATCACCCTAAAACCGATGGCCCAAAG GTCCCTTTTTTCCATGATGGTGATGAAGAAACACCCAGCACGCCAAAAGCAGATGCTCTTTTCATTCCAAGGGAGAATCCCAGAGCTCTTGTAATTCGTCCGCTGGATCAGTGGCCTTCTAGAGCAAGTGCGGAGAAAACCACACAGTCGAAGGCCTCAGGCCCTCATGCCTATGAAAATG GTAAACTTCAGAATGATGTCTCCGCGCTAATAAACGGGCACAAGGTCCGGGATAAAGATG CTTCCCCAGCTGAGCACTCTGTGGAAAATGGCGTGGCTAATGAGCAAGTTAATCCTGTCAAACGGAACCCAAAATCCAATGTGGTCCTTGATGGTCGTTGTACAGATAAAGGGGACTCTTATATCACTCTCGGAAGCCATAGAGCTGGAGAAGCTGCTATCGTGTTCGAGCATGGAGCAGACATTGAGGCACTGATGCCTAAGCTTCGTCACTCTGATTATTATACGGAGCCACGAATTCAGGAGCTAGCTGCAAAGGAAAGAGCTGAACCAGGTTTTTGCCGCAATGTAAAGGACTTCATTGTTGGAAGACATGGTTTTGGTAGCATCAAGTTCTTTGGGGAAACTGATGTGAGAAAGCTTGATCTCGAGTCTCTTATTCAATTCAATAATCGAGAGGTGATCGTATATATTGACGAGAGCAAGAAACCTCCAATTGGACAAGGCCTTAATAAACCTGCCGAGGTGACGCttcttaatattaaatgttTTGACAAGAAGACTGGCCAGCAATATACCGAGGGACCAAGGATCGAGAGGTATAAAGAAATGCTTAAAAGAAAAGCGGAAGATCAAGGTGCTGAGTTTGTGAGCTATAATCCAATGAAAGGAGAATGGAAGTTCAGGGTCATCCATTTCAGCATGTATAAGCTTGGAAATGACGAAGACGAAAATGACGATAATCTGCTCAATGCCATGAGATGA